One Hydrogenobaculum sp. 3684 genomic window, ATAACAGATATCATAGAAAAAGAGATAGTGGAGTTTGTAGCAAGGTTTTTAGATGAAGGTCAGACTACAATGTCTATGCCAGAAAGACAAAAAGGCATGTTTGGAGCTTTTAAACTATATGAAGGTTTAAATACTAGCTTAAACGAAGAAGAGTATGCAGATACCATACTACATGAGTTCTCTCCAAAAAACGTTGAAAGATATATACTAAATCATCTTTTAAAAGATTTTGGATGGGCAGCTTTTATAAAATATAGAGAAGACAACGAGGATTATTATTTCCAGCAGATACACCCAGCATCTTTGCTTGAATATTTAGCCGTAAGGCTTCATTACGAGAAAAAATATCTAAACCGTTATCCTATATCAAATTTTGTAGAACTTCAAAAGGCTTTCGAGCAAAATAAAACGCTTTTTGTTTTGAAGCTTTTAAAAGCCAAAAACATACTTCCATCAAAATATATAGATAGATTAGAAGAAAAAGATAGCCCAAAAGCTATTTTAAGCGACTATCTCTCAGAGGAGGTGTTTTTAGAGGCTTACCGCATTCAAAACATAGCAAACGAACTTTTACTACACCTTGATAAACAAAAAGATATAACGGATTTTGCGTTTTTAATAGAAAAGTTAAAAGAAGAGGAAGGATACATATGGCTTAAATCTTTAGAAGATTCATATATAAAAGAGTACACTATAGATTTCTTGCAATCTAACGAAAAAATTCAAAGGGATATATTGGCAAGCGCCGTTTTTTGTATAGATGTAAGATCTGAGGCCATAAGAAGACATATTGAGAGGCTTGGAAACTACAACACCTACGGAGTAGCAGGCTTTTTTGGTACTCCAATAGCCTTTATAGAATTTGACAAAGGCCATGAGCAATATTTATGTCCAGCTTTGATAAAACCTCAAAAAATAATATTTGAGCTTCCAGAAGACGAGCACCATGATTATAAGACAAAGCACAACATAAACTACACATTTAAAAAGACCTTAGAATCTCTTAAAAATAACCCCTACACACCGTTTTTTATGGTAGAAGCTATGGGATGGCTTTTTGGTGTAAACTTGTTTGGCAAAACCCTTTTTCCAGATTTTACACTAAAGATTTTATCTTTTATAAAAGCCAAAAAACCAAAAACACGTTTTACAATAGACAAACTAAGTGAAGAAGAAATAGAATTTTATGCAAAAAAGTTTTTTATACAAAAGATTCAAGAAGCTTATCATCAAGAGTTCAAAAAACACATAAACGATAAAAAAGCCAAAGATTTATTTGAAGCAATTATAAATGAAAACCACAAAGGTATAGATGAACGTATTTTAGAGATTTTAAAAACAAAATACAACATAAACAAAGAAAGCTTTGAACTGGAAAAGATTAGACTTTCAAACGTAGGCTATACAGAAGAAGAACAGATAAATCTTGTGGAAAACTTTTTAAAACTTATAGGACTTACAGAAAACATACCAAAGTTTGTACTTTTGATAGCTCATGGAAGCACTTCCGATAACAATCCTTTTGAATCTGCCCTTGATTGTGGTGCTTGTGGTGGTAACAACGGACTTCCAAACGTTAGAATACTGGCAAATATAGCAAACAAAAGCCAAATAAGAAAAGGTTTAGAGAAAGTTGGTATCAAAATACCAGAAGATACAATATTTATACCAGGCATACACAACACTACCACCGACGAGATAACTTTTTACGATACAGAAGTTATACCTCAAAAAGATAGGGCGTTATTTGATAAAATAGTAAAAGATTTTAAAATAGCTTCTCAAAAAACAAGGGAAGAAAGGGCAAAAACGCTTCCCTATGCAGGTTCTGGTGATAGAATACCTGTTAGGGCTATAGACTGGTCTGAAACAAGGCCAGAGTGGGGACTTTCAAAAAATATGGGGGTTTATGTAGGAAAGCGTTCTAGCACCCAAAATATAGCTCTAAAAAATAGATTCTTTATGCAATCTTACACCTGGGAGATAGACAAAGACGACAAAATCCTCAAAAACATCCTTTCAGGGCCATTTATAATAGGTGAATGGATAAATATGGAACATTATTTTTCTACTACAGACAACGAAAGGCTTGGAGCTGGGTCTAAAGTATACCACAACGTAGTAGCAAAAGTAGGCGTTTGGACAGGAAACTACGGTGATCTAAGGACAGGCCTTCCTTATCAAACTGTCTATCATGACGGGATACCTTACCATGAACCCATAAGGCTTTTAACCTTTATAGAAGCACCTGCCGAAAAAGTCTTAGAAGCTGCCCAAGAGGTAAAAGAGGCTTTAAAACTAGTGGTTAACGAATGGGTAAGGCTTATAATAATAGACAAACTAAAAGGCGTAGCTTATACCTTTAAAGATGGAAACTTAGAAGTGCTTGTGGATTCTAGGGGCATAAATCAGTTTGTAATATAGTTTATATATAAAGTCCAGAGAAAAACTCCAACCTGTTTATAGGTTTTGTGTTTATATCTTTTAGCTTTGCCCTTTTTAATGGATGATACACCTCAGGGTCTATTTCCAACAGAGGATAATAAAAAAAATCTCTTTCTAAAAGATATGGATGCGGAACTTCTAAAGGTTTCGTGAGTATGATGTTCTTATTGAAAAGTAATATATCTATATCTATTTCTCTTGGATACCATCTTGGTCTTTCTTGTCTTCCTAAATCTTTTTCTATTTGTTTTATAGTTTTTAAAAGCTCAAAATCACCTAAATTAGTTTGGATTTTTGCTACAAAGTTTAAAAATTTTGGCTGATTTTCCATACCAAAGGGCAAACTTTCATACACAAAAGATATTTTTTCTACATAAGATATCTCTTTTAACCTGTCTAAGGCTTTTATTAGATAAGAAATTCTATCACCCAAGTTGCTTCCTATACCAAGGTATACGACATTCATACCAAAGCGCTTTGGATTTTTTCTTTCCAGCGATTTACGTTGAATTTGAGTTTTTCTATGTCTATAGTCCTAAACTCCCCTTTATGATACAACACTTTGCCCCTTGCTATAGTAGTTTCTACCGAACTTTCGTTTAAAGAGTAAAGAAGTAGTGCTTTCTCATTGTAAATAGGGATATTTGATATATCTTCGCTTGGGTTTATTATAAGTATATCAGCGTCATAACCTTCTTTTATAATACCAGCTTTTATATTAAAAGCCTCAAAACCATTTTTGGTAGCTATATCTATGGCGGTGTTTACAGGCATAGCGGTTGAATCCTCGAAATAACCTTTTTGAAGTTTAGCCATAATAGACATCTCCTCCAACATAGAAAGGTTATCGTTAGAAGCTTCCCCGTCTGTACCAAGAGCTACTTTGACACCTTTTTTAACATACTCCCAAATAGGCGCTATGCCAGATCCAAGCTTTAGATTGCTATCTGGACAATGAACTACTGTTATCTTCCTTTGAGAAGCTATAGATACTTCGTCTTCATTGAGGTGCACAGCATGGGCTCCTATAAACTTATCAGACAATATACCTATTTCATCTAAATATTCTAACGGATGTTTTGAATATTTTTCCAATATTCCTTCTACTTCTTTTCTGGTTTCAGATATGTGCATATGTATATAAGCGTCAAACTCTTTTGCTAGCTCAAGGGATTTTTGAAGGGTATCTTTAGAACAGGTATAAACACTGTGAGGGCACAAAACCGGTATAACAGACTTATGAGATCTAAAGGTTTCTAAAAAATATTTTGCTCTTTCGAGGTATTCTTTTGGAGTAGAGGCAACTTTTGTTGGAAAATCAAGTATCCCAAAACCAATACCAGCCCTTATACCAACTTCTTCTACCACACTGGCCACTTCTTCTTCAAAAAAATACATATCAAGAAAAAATGTGGTGCCCCCTCTTATCATCTTTGCAGCAGCCAACAGTGTACCATCTTTTACAAACTCTTTTGATACAAATTTTGATTCTAAAGGCCATATAACTTTTTGAAGCCAATCCATGAGCGTGAGATCTTGACCGATACCTTTTAAAAGGCTCATGGCTGCATGGGTGTGCATGTTACAAAAAGCGCTCATAACGATCTTATCTTTTGCGTTTATAGTTTCTTTTGCTGGTTCTTCTATGTTTTGTTTTATGCTTTTAATAATACCATCTTTTATACCAATATCTAAAACAGCGCCATCTAAGTGAGCGTTTTTTATAAGTATGTCAAACATAATCAAAGGTTTCTTAAAACGTTTATAGTCTCTATTAAAGCCATTGCCGCTTCAAAACCCTTGTTGCCTTGTTTAGTACCAGAGCGCTCTATAGCTTGCTCTATGCTGTCTGCTGTTATCACACCAAAAGCTATAGGCTTTTCAAGTTCTAAGGATATAACTGCCAAACCCTTAGATACTTCTGCGGCTATATAGTCAAAATGAGGCGTCTGACCTCTTATGAGCACTCCAAGAGCCAAAACACCATCTACATCTTTTTTTGCAAGCTTTTTACAGGCTAAAGGCAATTCCCATGCTCCTGGTACTCTTACCAGCATTATATCTGTTTCTTTTACCCCGTGTCTTTTTAGAGCATCGTAAGAGCCCTCTATAAGCCTATCTACAAGGGTTGAATTAAACCTAGAAGCTACTATACCTATCCTTAAACCTTCACCTAAAAAAGAGCCTTCTATAATCATAACTATTAGATTATAAACTATTTTTACCGCTTTTTCTTAACAAAAACTCTGACATATGTGGGTTTTGATAGATTTGGTTTTACCAAAAAAGGTATAGGTGCTTCAATATTTACTTTTGCAATATTTATTCCGGTTTTAAGAGTCCTAGCGTTTATATAGGCTTTTGTATCTCTTAACGTTTTAGGATTTAAAACCCTATCCACCACCAGTACGCTTAAAATAACGTTCTTAGGTTCCACTATGTAAACGTAATCCTTAGATTTATGCTTTACGTGAACGGTTTTGTAGACCTCTATCGGTACATAGTTTCCATAGTTTACGTAAAGCCACAATCCAACGCTTATAAACAAAGCCAAAAGTTTTAGCTGCCAATCCTTAATTATAATATCTTTACTAAAAGCCATAAAATCTTTTGATTTTACCATATTAAGTTCCTTTTTTCGTTTTCCCTTTTAACGCTCTTCTATCCTGCCCAAATATATATATAAAATCACACATCTCCCCCAACCTTGAAGCTATACTATCTCCCAACCTTAAGGCTAAGTCTCCTCTTAAAGCATTTGGTAGATCTTTGTAAGAAAATACTTTTCCACGCACGTCTTCTTGCTCGTTCTCAAAAGGTTTCTTTTGTAATTTTAATGTTATCATATCCATCTTTTTCTTGTTGCTTTTGGTGGCTGGTTTATCTTCAAGTCCCACATCTTTTGGGTTAATATCGTATCTTGCAAGATCAAAATTTGTAGTTATAACAATTGGCCTCATGTCGTTATAACGAGAAGATATTATATATGTAATTAAATCTCTATTGTAATCTGTTAGCACTTCGCTACCAAGATCATCTAAGACAAGTATGGGCGATTTGATTATCTTTGTAAGAAATTTATCATAACTGTTCATATTCTCAGCATATCTATCTTTACCTATAAGAGCTTTTAAATCTACTATAAGCGTTCTCACATCG contains:
- a CDS encoding amidohydrolase, with the protein product MFDILIKNAHLDGAVLDIGIKDGIIKSIKQNIEEPAKETINAKDKIVMSAFCNMHTHAAMSLLKGIGQDLTLMDWLQKVIWPLESKFVSKEFVKDGTLLAAAKMIRGGTTFFLDMYFFEEEVASVVEEVGIRAGIGFGILDFPTKVASTPKEYLERAKYFLETFRSHKSVIPVLCPHSVYTCSKDTLQKSLELAKEFDAYIHMHISETRKEVEGILEKYSKHPLEYLDEIGILSDKFIGAHAVHLNEDEVSIASQRKITVVHCPDSNLKLGSGIAPIWEYVKKGVKVALGTDGEASNDNLSMLEEMSIMAKLQKGYFEDSTAMPVNTAIDIATKNGFEAFNIKAGIIKEGYDADILIINPSEDISNIPIYNEKALLLYSLNESSVETTIARGKVLYHKGEFRTIDIEKLKFNVNRWKEKIQSALV
- the folK gene encoding 2-amino-4-hydroxy-6-hydroxymethyldihydropteridine diphosphokinase, producing MNVVYLGIGSNLGDRISYLIKALDRLKEISYVEKISFVYESLPFGMENQPKFLNFVAKIQTNLGDFELLKTIKQIEKDLGRQERPRWYPREIDIDILLFNKNIILTKPLEVPHPYLLERDFFYYPLLEIDPEVYHPLKRAKLKDINTKPINRLEFFSGLYI
- the ribE gene encoding 6,7-dimethyl-8-ribityllumazine synthase; this encodes MIIEGSFLGEGLRIGIVASRFNSTLVDRLIEGSYDALKRHGVKETDIMLVRVPGAWELPLACKKLAKKDVDGVLALGVLIRGQTPHFDYIAAEVSKGLAVISLELEKPIAFGVITADSIEQAIERSGTKQGNKGFEAAMALIETINVLRNL
- a CDS encoding ATP-binding protein; this translates as MNNVNNDLKSFENLNLNKKSVCPKCKGKGFIITEDNTVEHCDCMFSSKEPLLRAMNIPKRYWSIANNQDILNNEGVNQSYTNAYISVLDYVNKFKENSGKGLFLIGPPGVGKTYLSVFLLLYLEEKYKIKGLFYDVRTLIVDLKALIGKDRYAENMNSYDKFLTKIIKSPILVLDDLGSEVLTDYNRDLITYIISSRYNDMRPIVITTNFDLARYDINPKDVGLEDKPATKSNKKKMDMITLKLQKKPFENEQEDVRGKVFSYKDLPNALRGDLALRLGDSIASRLGEMCDFIYIFGQDRRALKGKTKKGT
- a CDS encoding DUF2309 domain-containing protein; translated protein: MVKAYLDNIRKYIPHYWPMTTFVHHNPLHGFEDMPFKEALKQASKLYKAKVYMDPDYYVELYKEGIIKRDILEKNLFEFLKSIGLQMYFAESKKFITEISQDWKYYKVKSSTTPDINLIDYFNQKIVKDEDTLFQELIEDMMLSEILDAIFEDNITDIIEKEIVEFVARFLDEGQTTMSMPERQKGMFGAFKLYEGLNTSLNEEEYADTILHEFSPKNVERYILNHLLKDFGWAAFIKYREDNEDYYFQQIHPASLLEYLAVRLHYEKKYLNRYPISNFVELQKAFEQNKTLFVLKLLKAKNILPSKYIDRLEEKDSPKAILSDYLSEEVFLEAYRIQNIANELLLHLDKQKDITDFAFLIEKLKEEEGYIWLKSLEDSYIKEYTIDFLQSNEKIQRDILASAVFCIDVRSEAIRRHIERLGNYNTYGVAGFFGTPIAFIEFDKGHEQYLCPALIKPQKIIFELPEDEHHDYKTKHNINYTFKKTLESLKNNPYTPFFMVEAMGWLFGVNLFGKTLFPDFTLKILSFIKAKKPKTRFTIDKLSEEEIEFYAKKFFIQKIQEAYHQEFKKHINDKKAKDLFEAIINENHKGIDERILEILKTKYNINKESFELEKIRLSNVGYTEEEQINLVENFLKLIGLTENIPKFVLLIAHGSTSDNNPFESALDCGACGGNNGLPNVRILANIANKSQIRKGLEKVGIKIPEDTIFIPGIHNTTTDEITFYDTEVIPQKDRALFDKIVKDFKIASQKTREERAKTLPYAGSGDRIPVRAIDWSETRPEWGLSKNMGVYVGKRSSTQNIALKNRFFMQSYTWEIDKDDKILKNILSGPFIIGEWINMEHYFSTTDNERLGAGSKVYHNVVAKVGVWTGNYGDLRTGLPYQTVYHDGIPYHEPIRLLTFIEAPAEKVLEAAQEVKEALKLVVNEWVRLIIIDKLKGVAYTFKDGNLEVLVDSRGINQFVI